TAAAAGTTAAAGAAATATGCTTTAAAAAGATATGCTATGAAGGGGCTAACGGAAGAAAAACTTACATCATTTTCGAAGTTCAGGGTAACCTCGGCCGACACCGATATGTATGCCAGGGTGCGGCTTGGCGCCATTGTCAATTACCTTATCCAGTCCGCTATCGATTCGGCCGACCGCCTTGGATTTGGTTACGGAGGCATAAGAGGGCAGAACCTTTTCTGGGTGCTAAGCAGGCTTACAGTTGAGCTTGACCGTCCACTCAAATGGTATGAAAGCCTGGAGGTGGAGACATGGCCAAAAAATGTTGAAAGGATCCTGTACCTGAGGGATTTTATTATCAGGGACGGCGGGGGCAGTGTAGCTGGCAGGGCCACATCGGGCTGGCTGGCGGTTGATATCGGAACACGGCGTATGAAGAAGATTGACGGATTACATGCAGGTTTCTTTGACCACCTGAAAGATAAGCATGCAATTGAGGCCCCGCCCGAGAAGCTTTTCCCGGTTGAGGGGGGAGAAACACATGAGATAAAACCTGTCTATTTTGATATTGATCTTAACGGGCATGTGACCACAACAAGGTATGTGGACTGGATGATGGATATGCTGCCACCCGGTTTTCACAGAAATAATTATCCGCGAAAGCTTTCCTTAAATATTATGAAGGAGACTTTGCCCGGGGAATCCATTCTGCTCAGCAGCAAACAATGCAGTGATAATGAGTTCCGGTATGAGGGAATGAACAGTAATAAGGGGACAAATGCTTTCAGGGCACATACCGCATTTTGAGTTATTTTTGGTTATTTTTATTCCGTGAGGTTTACCTTCATACTGGTTGAGCCTGCTGTAGCAGAGAATGCCGGGGCTGCCGCCCGTGCACTCAGGACAATGGGTTTTGACCGTCTTGCAATTGTAAATTCCCGGGTGCACCTGCAGCCTGAGGCAAGATGGCTTGCACACGGTTCGACAGATGTTCTCGACAGTGCAATTGTTTACGATTCACTTGAAGAGGCGGTTGAAGGAGAGGACCTTGTGATAGGGACAACTGCAAAAAAACGGAGGGTTCATGCAGATCATTATTTTTGTACTGAACTGCCTGATATTATAAAGTCAAGGGAGAAGCTGGCCGGAAAGATATCGGTTGTTTTCGGCAGGGAGGAATCGGGACTGACAAATGAGGAGCTTAGCCTGTGCCATATTTTTTCGGTGGTGCCGATGCGGGTAAGCTACCCGTCGTTAAATCTTGCACAGGCTGTAATGATATACGCATGGGAGCTCTCAGGGCTGGCTCAGATGCGCTCCCGGTCACCTGCGAAAGGGCCTCCGGGTGAAAAGTTCAGCCATCTTCGCAACATGGTTTCACGGCTGTTGGACCGCCTTGGATATGAACGGAAAGCTGCCTTTTACAACAGGGTCATGGAACGGATTGAGATGGTGGGCGATAAGGACGCCGGGCTGCTGATGTCGGTCGGGGCGAAAGTTGAAGAAGCGCTCTGCTACAAAGTCAGTGACATTCTTAATGAAGGTGAAACGGATCAAGTCAATGACACGGATAATTGCAGTGACAAGGGCAAAGGCAAAGACAAGGGCAAAGACAATGATAAAGACAATTAATTGCAATGAAATATAAAATTAATAAGGATGGAGATAAACCATAACCATGATCTTAGTTTTAATCAAACTGAAAAGATATTGTACTTTGAAAAAAGTATGCATAGGACGATACTGACATTTCTTATCATTTTTTCCGGCTTTCAGCCGGTGTTTTCGCAGGACAGGATAGTGGAAGCTATCTTCTCCAATGCCCTCAACTCTTACGTTGCGTATGAAAATCTCAGGGTGCTCTGCGAAACAACCGAGGGCCGCATATCGGGGTCACCTGCTGCTGCAGCGGCAGTGGAGTTCACCCGCCAGATAATGGAAAACATGGATCTCGATTCGGTTTACC
This window of the Marinilabiliales bacterium genome carries:
- a CDS encoding tRNA/rRNA methyltransferase, which encodes MFGYFYSVRFTFILVEPAVAENAGAAARALRTMGFDRLAIVNSRVHLQPEARWLAHGSTDVLDSAIVYDSLEEAVEGEDLVIGTTAKKRRVHADHYFCTELPDIIKSREKLAGKISVVFGREESGLTNEELSLCHIFSVVPMRVSYPSLNLAQAVMIYAWELSGLAQMRSRSPAKGPPGEKFSHLRNMVSRLLDRLGYERKAAFYNRVMERIEMVGDKDAGLLMSVGAKVEEALCYKVSDILNEGETDQVNDTDNCSDKGKGKDKGKDNDKDN